In Corvus cornix cornix isolate S_Up_H32 chromosome 22, ASM73873v5, whole genome shotgun sequence, the DNA window GCTCAACCCGCCCGCGCACGGCTCCCTTCAGCTCCTCCCGGGGCAAGATCCTTCCTGCAGTTAAAtcctcccctccttctctccttcaggTGGTTTTGAAAGGCGATGCGCGCAGGCTGAACGTGCACGGGGTGAGCGGGACCACCTCTGGATcgggatggagctgggattaACAGGGACAACCCTCGGGACACATCCCCTGTGctcaggagcagggctgggacaggctggggatgcGATGTGGGGATGTGTGCCCCAAAATCCCCCTCCCCGCGGGTGGTTTGGGAGCGGGACCGAGCTCCCGGCTGGAAACACCCGGGATTTCCCGAGCCGTGGCATTTCTGGCGGGTCCCACATGTTCGCACCCGCCCTCAGCCTCCGTCTCACCTCCCACAGCAGACCTGCGCCGTCTGCCTGGAGGATTTTCGGGtgaaggaggagctgggggtgctgccGTGCCAGCACGCCTTCCACAGAAAGTgagtggggctggcagagcGGGGCGGGGAATTCCCTGCGGGAATCGGCATTGCCGCCTTCCTGCCCGCAGGTGCCTGGTGAAGTGGCTGGAGGTGCGCTGCGTGTGCCCCATGTGCAACAAACCCatggcggggccggggcagccccgAGCCGGCATCGGGACCCTCCTGGATGAGCTGGTGTGAGCCAGCCCCGCTCCACATCCTGCGGGATCCGTCGGGATCCATCGGGATCCGTCGGGATCCACCGCGGGACCGCGGCTCCGCACGCCCGGCATTGCCCACCCCGCCTGCCCAGGGTCCCTCTGGAAGGATCCGGGGTTTCCCGGTTGGGATTTTGACCCCGCAGGCCGTGGCTTGGTTTGGGATTTGCCGCTGTCCGGGCTGTGCTCCCCATGGAGCCGGGACGGCCCCAGGCTTCCCTGCGGGAAGCTGAGCCCCAGGGCGCGGGTGGGCTCCTGTCCCCACTTCTGCTGCAGAGTTATTTTTGTACCTGAGCCCCTCCGGACCCCCAGGATCCCCACGGGGCAGAGGGATTGTACAGTTTTGTGTAAAAAAATGATTAAATGGATGATTTCTTAGTCTGTctcagctgtgggtgctgccaGGGGGCCCCAATAAAGGCCAAGGGGATGCTGAAACCCCCAGGTGCACGAGGAGGGGACACTGCTGGCCGTGACCCTTTAGTGGAGTGACAAATCACCCAAACTGCCCCGAACAGCATCGACGtgcctcccctccccagggCCAGGACCCCCCGGCTGTGCCCAAATCAGGGCGGAACCCCCTGATCTCCCCGTTTTCACTCATTTTTGACATGTCCGAGAGAAGATGACATCAGCGGTGACATCACTGACCCCTCCAGGGCCGGGCACCCCCCAAGCTGTGCCCACATCAGGGTGGACCCCCCCCTAATTTGCCCATTCCCACTCATTTCTGACATGTCTGGGAGAACGCGGCGTCAGCGATGACATCACAATTTGCTCATTTCCCCCTAATTTGCCCATTCCCACTCATTTCTGACATGTCCGAGAGAACGCGGCGTCAGCGATGACGTCACAATTTGCTCATTTCCACCGATTTCTGACACTGAAAAGCGATAACGTCAGAGCAGCACCCCCCACGCATCACGCCGCAAAAATGACGTCACGGTAATTACGTCACAGCGACGCCACCTCCTTATTACCCCACTGCCGCTGTTCTTTGACGCCAAAAAGAGAAAGTGACGTCACGGTGACGTCAGGACCCCCCGGCGGTCAGATGGGACTGTGCAATGTCGTAACGCAGGGCGCACACGTCACGCAGCCGCGTGCCACTCCCATTCATCATCTCCATGAACCGGAAGGATCAAAAGCCTTCCTTCCCGCGCCGGGCCCCACAGTCACGCCACTACTCTAAAGTCACGGTGATATCGCCGTTCTCACCTAGCTCCCCCCCTTCCGTTTCAGCCCCCTCCGCACCACCGCCCGCCGCCCTCCCGTCCCGGTTTCTGCCCTCCCCGCCCCTCACGGCCGCTGTTCGCCGCACCGCGATTCTTAATTAGTAATGCTAATTTATTCACGCAACGCCACGCCCCCCTTCGCCCACCTGCTTTACGGCAACTGGGGGGGATTTGCGACAGCGCGCGCGCGTGGTGCTGCGGTGAGGGGAGCGGGGGCGCTCGGGGCTCTCCGAAGGGGTCCCGGGGGTTCGCGCTGCCCGCGGGGGCGCTGCTGCCACCGGCGATGTGTCTTTAGAGGGGTTTTAGGGCGGGGACGTCCCTCCGGGGGTCGTGCCAGGCCATGGATGTCAGCAGCCCGACGCGGGCGCTGAGCCCGGAGCGGGGGTCCCGGGCAGGCggagccgccgcccgccgccccctcgGCcgagcaggtgctgctgcaggcgCGGCTGGCGCTGTCCGAGCGGCCGGGAGCCCTCCGGGAGCTGGGCGCGCTGCTGGAGGCGGCGGATCCGCGCTGGCTCCTGGGCTCGGCGAGCCCCGCGGCGCTGGGCTCGCTGGCCGCGGCCCTGGGCGGCTTCGCGGCTCCGCCGCGCCGGGAGCAGGACGGGACCGAGCCCCCCGGGCAGGACGCAGCGCTGGCCGCCGTGGCGGAGCGAGCGGAGCGCGTTGGCGCCgtgttcctgctcctcctccagaAGCTGGAAGCTGCCAAGGGTCAGGAGTCGCTGGGGATGGCCGTGGTGGGGCCCGTCCTGCGCCGGGTGCTGGGACACGCGTTCATCTTCGCCGTCACGCACAAGGACGAGAGGCCCTGGACCACGGCGAGCACTCGGGCAGtggctcaggagctgctggagcggctgctccaggctgccgGCTGCGGGTCCGTGGCGGAATTCCTGCGGGGAAAGGAGGGGGATGAGGAAGGAAGATTCGGAGCAGTGATGGGGCTCCTGAAGCAGGAGTTAACCAAGTGAGTGCGAAGGGGAGCGTGGCGCTTGGAGGGTCTCTGTGTAGGAAATGCTGGGAAACGGAGCTCAGGCTCAAGAGATGCTAAACAGGAGGCCAGGAGCTTTACAAATGCCCAGCAGTGGAAGGTGCTGGGGGATGATTGTCAGTTTGCTGCCAGCTGAGAACCTCAAGTGCACGGGAAATGAGTACTCTCAGTGTTCCCTGAGCTGTGTTTGTCCCTCCAGAGACACCTGGAAGCGTAACCCAGGCTCCAAACACGTATTCTCCTGGACTCTGCTCCATGTCAGCCggccctggctgtgccctcaCCTGGAGCGGGTGCTGCCGCCCGCGCTGCTCCTCTCCGATGACTTCCAGGAGG includes these proteins:
- the RNF122 gene encoding RING finger protein 122 isoform X1, which translates into the protein MPPFQWCHGCSCSLGLIYPTKPCTMPPITFQDLPLNIYMVIFGTGIFIFVLSLIFCCYFISKLRQQAQSERFGYKEVVLKGDARRLNVHGQTCAVCLEDFRVKEELGVLPCQHAFHRKCLVKWLEVRCVCPMCNKPMAGPGQPRAGIGTLLDELV
- the RNF122 gene encoding RING finger protein 122 isoform X2; amino-acid sequence: MPPFQWCHGCSCSLGLIYPTKPCTMPPITFQDLPLNIYMVIFGTGIFIFVLSLIFCCYFISKLRQQAQSERFGYKEVVLKGDARRLNVHGTCAVCLEDFRVKEELGVLPCQHAFHRKCLVKWLEVRCVCPMCNKPMAGPGQPRAGIGTLLDELV
- the TTI2 gene encoding TELO2-interacting protein 2, coding for ARSGGPGQAEPPPAAPSAEQVLLQARLALSERPGALRELGALLEAADPRWLLGSASPAALGSLAAALGGFAAPPRREQDGTEPPGQDAALAAVAERAERVGAVFLLLLQKLEAAKGQESLGMAVVGPVLRRVLGHAFIFAVTHKDERPWTTASTRAVAQELLERLLQAAGCGSVAEFLRGKEGDEEGRFGAVMGLLKQELTKDTWKRNPGSKHVFSWTLLHVSRPWLCPHLERVLPPALLLSDDFQEENKVLGVRCLHHIVLNVPGADLCQFNRAQVVFHALYNHLYSREAPLIQAVLLCLLDLLPVLERGQRHQGHGRATSPWDQVLQLVLTHMEAEHRLALRRVSAGTLPAFVTRLGILIVRHLKRLERVILGYLEVSDGPEEEARLGILETLQCTIEHAWPRMPCRLPVLLKALLRLLWDVHTEQGPTPAPVRAALLHRATQCLILLDRCSQGQVKVLLEGVHSSCEENQVRECLRKVQESS